A portion of the Roseibium salinum genome contains these proteins:
- a CDS encoding ABC transporter permease yields the protein MLRFLTMRTLSALPILFVLSVVTFAIIQAPPGDYGDYIRSQLINQGGASIEQAEIQAEAWREERGFNDPIPVQYVRWITGIVTRGDFGHSFYYNKPVGDVVAERLPRTILLALTCHILASIFGITLGIVAATRQYSWIDTLFSFVSFLGMTIPRFLLALIILYLLAFKLNVQELGSFFSPRYGGAPWTWGKFVDLVKHIWPVIAIATFGGLAYNMRVMRSNLLDTLNAQYVETARAKGMSEGAVILKHAVPNALHPLVAYQGVVLPYMLTGEIEVAIVFSLATVGPAIVGSMNRGDVYVTATFMLVLAATLIIGNIIADMLLALLDPRVRLGGASE from the coding sequence ATGTTGCGCTTCCTGACGATGCGTACCCTTTCGGCGCTGCCCATTCTGTTTGTGCTGAGCGTGGTGACTTTCGCCATCATCCAGGCCCCTCCGGGCGACTATGGCGACTATATCCGCTCGCAACTCATCAACCAGGGCGGCGCTTCCATAGAGCAGGCGGAGATCCAGGCCGAGGCGTGGCGCGAGGAACGCGGCTTCAACGATCCGATCCCGGTGCAGTATGTGCGCTGGATCACCGGCATCGTTACCCGCGGCGATTTCGGCCACAGCTTCTATTACAACAAGCCGGTGGGCGACGTGGTGGCCGAACGCTTGCCCCGCACGATCCTGCTTGCCCTGACCTGCCACATCCTGGCATCCATTTTCGGCATAACGCTCGGCATCGTCGCCGCAACCCGGCAATACAGCTGGATCGATACGCTGTTTTCCTTCGTGTCCTTCCTGGGCATGACCATCCCGCGCTTCCTGCTGGCGCTGATCATCCTCTACCTTCTTGCCTTCAAGCTGAACGTACAGGAGCTCGGCAGCTTCTTCTCGCCGCGTTATGGCGGGGCGCCCTGGACGTGGGGCAAGTTCGTCGATCTGGTGAAACACATCTGGCCGGTCATTGCCATCGCCACCTTCGGCGGGCTCGCCTACAACATGCGCGTCATGCGCTCCAACCTGCTCGACACCTTGAACGCGCAATATGTGGAAACCGCGCGGGCCAAGGGGATGAGCGAGGGAGCGGTTATTCTGAAGCACGCCGTGCCCAATGCCCTGCACCCGCTGGTCGCCTACCAGGGCGTGGTGCTGCCCTACATGCTGACGGGTGAAATCGAGGTTGCCATCGTCTTCTCGCTCGCGACCGTCGGCCCTGCCATCGTCGGCTCGATGAACCGCGGCGACGTCTATGTGACCGCGACCTTCATGCTGGTGCTCGCGGCGACATTGATCATCGGCAACATCATCGCGGACATGCTGCTCGCGCTGCTCGATCCGCGTGTGCGCCTGGGAGGAGCATCCGAATGA
- a CDS encoding ABC transporter permease, with translation MPAATLPGHGEESYSRLVWRRFRRSVSGMTGLVLIVILLVVTIFGDFFAPMNPKEPGLAFAPPDHISFFGPEGGFALIPYAYPIGETGEFDPVTFQPITGPEMDNPVPLGFFVEGSPYRLFGLIPMERRFFGARDGHPVHFLGTDKFGRDILSRGIVGARISLAIALTVVTITTIVGTLVGITSGYLGGRTDTWMQRFVELVLAFPQLPLYLALASLIPATASSNVFLAFVVIVLAALLWAQLSREVRSKTLALARIDYVRAAMAVGASDRRIILRHILPNVLSHVIVAVTLAIPTVVLLESFLGFLGLAVKPPLISWGLMLQDTSNFSVIGSYPWILSPVVFVLITVFAFNALGDGLRDAIDPY, from the coding sequence GTGCCTGCGGCAACCCTGCCCGGCCATGGCGAAGAAAGCTATTCGCGGCTCGTCTGGCGGCGTTTCCGGCGCTCGGTCAGCGGCATGACCGGACTGGTTCTGATCGTGATCCTCCTCGTCGTGACGATCTTCGGTGACTTCTTCGCGCCGATGAACCCGAAGGAGCCGGGCCTCGCCTTCGCACCGCCCGACCACATCAGCTTCTTCGGCCCGGAGGGCGGGTTCGCCCTCATTCCCTATGCCTACCCGATCGGAGAGACGGGCGAGTTCGATCCGGTGACCTTCCAGCCGATCACCGGGCCGGAAATGGACAATCCCGTTCCCCTCGGCTTTTTCGTCGAAGGCAGCCCCTACCGGCTCTTCGGCCTCATTCCGATGGAACGGCGTTTCTTCGGCGCCCGTGATGGGCACCCGGTGCACTTCCTCGGCACCGACAAGTTCGGCCGGGACATTCTCTCGCGCGGCATCGTCGGCGCCCGCATCTCGCTCGCCATCGCGCTCACCGTCGTAACCATCACCACGATCGTCGGAACGCTCGTCGGGATCACCTCCGGTTATCTCGGCGGGAGGACCGATACGTGGATGCAGCGCTTCGTGGAGCTCGTGCTGGCCTTTCCGCAATTGCCGCTCTATCTGGCCCTCGCCTCGCTGATCCCGGCAACGGCGTCATCGAACGTTTTCCTGGCTTTCGTGGTGATCGTGCTGGCCGCGCTCCTGTGGGCACAGCTCTCGCGGGAGGTGCGCAGCAAGACGCTCGCGCTTGCCCGCATCGACTACGTGCGCGCCGCCATGGCGGTCGGTGCCAGCGACAGGCGCATCATCCTGCGCCACATCCTGCCCAACGTGCTGTCCCACGTGATCGTCGCCGTGACACTGGCCATTCCGACCGTCGTGCTTCTGGAGAGCTTTCTCGGCTTCCTTGGTCTTGCGGTGAAACCGCCGTTGATTTCCTGGGGGCTGATGCTGCAGGACACGTCGAACTTCTCCGTGATCGGCTCCTATCCCTGGATCCTGTCACCCGTGGTGTTCGTGCTGATCACCGTCTTCGCCTTCAACGCGTTGGGCGACGGCCTGCGCGATGCCATCGATCCGTATTGA
- a CDS encoding ABC transporter ATP-binding protein — MPERNNPFAPTERHDLGNHGRELILDARNVAVDFKVEGGIVNAVRDVSFQLHKGETIALVGESGSGKSVTARTVMRLLSRRATIKPGTSIKLQDKNIVSMSDREMRKLRGSKVSMIFQEPMSSLNPVYTIGQQICEILHLHNRMSRKDAMERARQLLEEVQIPEPGARLKQYPHQLSGGQRQRVMIAMALANRPDILIADEPTTALDVTVQAQILHLIKDLKDRYGMAVILITHDLTIVRQFSEYVYVMQNGAVQEHNETEALFENPRHAYTQRLMASEPKGRAKPISDDSPIMVEGRQVKVSFTLKRGGFFKPDYFKLTAVNNLDLQLKRHETLGLVGESGSGKTTFGQALIRLTETQDGEVFFNGEPIHGLDRQGMRPLRSRMQVVFQDPFASLNPRMSIRQIIEEGLIVNGIGANGRERVDRVRQALLDAGMPDNIFNRFPHEFSGGQRQRIAIARAVALEPEFILLDEPTSALDLSVQAQIIDLLRKLQDEKGLSYLFISHDLKVVRALCHRVMVMQFGNIVEQGPVEEVLSNPKTDYTARLVRAAFDIAA; from the coding sequence ATGCCTGAACGCAACAATCCCTTCGCCCCGACCGAGCGGCACGATCTCGGCAATCACGGCCGTGAGCTGATCCTCGACGCGCGCAACGTGGCGGTCGATTTCAAGGTGGAAGGCGGCATCGTCAACGCCGTGCGGGACGTTTCCTTTCAGCTCCACAAGGGCGAGACCATCGCGCTGGTGGGTGAAAGCGGATCCGGCAAGTCCGTCACGGCGCGCACGGTGATGCGGCTGCTGTCGCGCCGTGCCACCATCAAGCCCGGCACGAGCATAAAGCTGCAGGACAAGAACATCGTCTCGATGAGCGACCGCGAGATGCGCAAGCTGCGCGGCTCGAAAGTGTCGATGATCTTCCAGGAACCCATGTCCTCGCTCAATCCGGTCTATACGATCGGGCAGCAGATCTGCGAGATCCTGCACCTGCACAACCGCATGTCCCGCAAGGACGCGATGGAACGGGCACGCCAGCTCCTGGAAGAGGTCCAGATCCCGGAACCTGGGGCCCGGCTGAAGCAGTATCCCCATCAGCTCTCCGGCGGCCAGCGGCAGCGCGTGATGATCGCCATGGCCCTTGCCAACCGGCCCGACATCCTGATCGCGGATGAGCCGACGACGGCGCTCGACGTGACCGTTCAGGCGCAGATCCTGCATCTCATAAAGGACCTGAAGGACAGGTACGGCATGGCGGTGATCCTGATCACCCACGACCTGACCATCGTCCGGCAGTTCTCCGAATACGTCTATGTGATGCAGAACGGCGCGGTGCAGGAGCACAACGAGACGGAGGCGCTGTTCGAGAACCCGCGGCATGCCTATACGCAGCGGCTGATGGCCTCCGAGCCCAAAGGCCGGGCGAAGCCGATTTCCGATGACAGCCCCATCATGGTTGAAGGACGGCAGGTCAAGGTCTCCTTCACGCTGAAGCGCGGCGGGTTCTTCAAGCCCGACTATTTCAAGCTCACCGCCGTCAACAATCTCGATCTCCAGCTCAAGCGTCACGAGACGCTGGGTCTGGTGGGCGAGAGCGGTTCGGGCAAGACAACATTCGGGCAGGCGCTCATCCGGCTGACCGAGACCCAGGACGGCGAGGTCTTCTTCAATGGCGAGCCTATCCACGGGCTTGACCGCCAGGGCATGAGGCCGCTGCGCTCGCGCATGCAGGTGGTGTTCCAGGACCCGTTCGCATCGCTCAATCCACGCATGTCGATCAGGCAGATCATCGAGGAAGGGCTGATCGTCAACGGCATCGGCGCCAACGGCCGCGAGCGGGTGGACCGCGTGCGCCAGGCGCTGCTCGACGCCGGCATGCCCGACAATATCTTCAACCGCTTCCCGCACGAATTCTCCGGCGGACAGCGCCAGCGTATCGCCATTGCACGGGCGGTCGCACTGGAGCCGGAATTCATCCTGCTCGACGAGCCGACCTCCGCGCTCGACTTGTCGGTCCAGGCGCAGATCATCGATCTGCTCCGGAAACTGCAGGATGAGAAGGGCCTTTCCTACCTGTTCATCTCGCACGACCTGAAGGTTGTGCGGGCGCTCTGCCACCGCGTGATGGTGATGCAGTTCGGCAATATCGTGGAGCAAGGCCCTGTGGAGGAGGTGCTGTCCAACCCCAAGACCGACTATACGGCCCGGCTCGTCCGTGCCGCGTTCGACATTGCCGCGTAA
- a CDS encoding alpha-glucosidase/alpha-galactosidase: MAEPKIAFIGAGSTVFMKNIIGDLLQRPALSGATVALMDISAERLAESETVANKLVATLAVPARVETHTDRRAALDGADFVIAAFQVGGYEPSTVIDFEVPKKFGLRQTIADTLGVGGIMRGIRTVPHLWDVCRDMTELCPDAVLLQYVNPMAINTWAIAEKFPEIRQVGLCHSVQGTANELARELGIPIENIRYRAAGINHVAFYLTFEERQEDGTYRNLYPDLLKGYLDGHFPRHRAMPRCPNKVRFEMLHRLGYFVTESSEHFAEYTPWFIKRDRPDLIEKFGIPLDEYPKRCVEQIEQWKAQAEKYRNAERIEVKESHEYASSIINSIWTGEPSVIYGNVANKGYITSLPEGCAVEVPCLVDGNGIQPTVIGKLPPQLTALMRTNINVQELTVAALMSENREHIYHAAMMDPHAGAELDLEQIWQLTDELISAHGDILPEWARGEPRKRVA; the protein is encoded by the coding sequence ATGGCAGAACCAAAGATCGCTTTTATCGGCGCCGGCTCCACGGTGTTCATGAAGAACATCATCGGGGACCTGCTCCAGCGCCCGGCGCTTTCCGGCGCTACCGTGGCGCTCATGGATATCAGTGCGGAACGCCTGGCGGAAAGCGAGACCGTCGCCAACAAGCTCGTGGCGACGCTTGCGGTCCCGGCCAGGGTCGAAACCCATACCGACCGGCGCGCAGCGCTTGACGGCGCCGACTTCGTCATCGCCGCCTTCCAGGTCGGCGGTTACGAGCCCTCGACGGTGATCGATTTCGAGGTGCCGAAGAAATTCGGCCTGCGGCAGACGATCGCCGACACACTGGGCGTCGGCGGCATCATGCGGGGCATCAGAACCGTGCCGCATCTGTGGGACGTGTGCCGGGACATGACCGAGCTGTGCCCCGACGCGGTCCTCCTGCAGTATGTGAACCCGATGGCCATCAACACCTGGGCGATCGCGGAGAAGTTTCCCGAGATCCGGCAGGTGGGCCTGTGCCATTCGGTCCAGGGAACCGCAAACGAGCTTGCCCGGGAACTCGGCATCCCGATCGAGAACATCCGCTACCGCGCCGCCGGCATCAATCACGTGGCCTTTTATCTCACCTTCGAGGAGAGGCAGGAGGACGGCACGTACCGCAACCTCTATCCCGACCTTCTCAAAGGTTATCTCGACGGCCACTTTCCCAGGCATCGCGCCATGCCGCGTTGCCCGAACAAGGTGCGTTTCGAAATGCTGCACCGTCTCGGCTATTTCGTCACCGAGAGCTCGGAGCATTTCGCGGAATATACGCCCTGGTTCATCAAGCGCGACCGGCCGGACCTGATCGAGAAATTCGGCATCCCGCTCGATGAGTATCCCAAGCGCTGCGTGGAGCAGATCGAGCAGTGGAAGGCACAGGCGGAGAAGTACCGCAACGCCGAACGCATCGAGGTCAAGGAAAGCCACGAATACGCCTCCTCCATCATCAACTCGATATGGACGGGCGAGCCTTCCGTGATCTACGGCAACGTGGCCAACAAGGGCTACATCACGTCGCTGCCCGAAGGCTGTGCGGTGGAGGTGCCGTGCCTAGTCGACGGAAACGGCATCCAGCCCACCGTGATCGGCAAGCTGCCGCCACAGCTGACGGCCCTGATGCGCACCAACATCAACGTCCAGGAACTGACGGTCGCCGCGCTCATGAGCGAAAACCGCGAGCACATCTATCACGCGGCAATGATGGATCCGCATGCAGGCGCCGAACTCGATCTCGAGCAGATCTGGCAACTGACGGACGAGCTCATCTCCGCCCATGGCGATATCCTGCCTGAATGGGCACGCGGCGAACCCCGGAAACGGGTTGCGTGA
- a CDS encoding tryptophan halogenase family protein: MQEQVRFVIAGGGTAGWLAAFVIQDSARRKGLDATVTVVESSRVPTVGVGEATTAAFRVLLKYFGIDEFEFLRETEASLKLGIRHEDWRRKGHIYYGPIDDPHPVVAAPPGSPSDYLNVYAVAAGKPVQDMHLFQPLLEKRKAPYALKSDSSLVPLGPFHYAFHFDQALVGRFFARKARDVETVDALISGAERDGESGLINALVLDDGRRLEGDFFIDATGFRKQLIVRELGAAWKSYAEELPVNRALPFWLDHEAGADIPNYTRAWAQSAGWMWQIPTQTRLGCGYVYSDAFLSPDEAHAEVERALGRGIEPRGDIRFSIGRLETPWIGNCLAVGLSSSFLEPLESTSIHGTIVQLLLFAGRFLKAPAAMTGTERDDYNRRVGRQVDDFRTFVNMHYMTEREDTPFWRDVRANRLHAETGERLAQWRREMPRREHFPDRLDGLPHIETQLYYPVLDGLGLLDRAVARKEMAQSPALRSFARKTYDALAREYRQASQKALSHGEFLRHVRKMD; this comes from the coding sequence ATGCAGGAACAGGTCCGTTTCGTCATTGCGGGCGGCGGCACGGCGGGATGGCTCGCCGCATTCGTCATTCAGGACAGCGCAAGGCGGAAGGGCCTCGATGCGACTGTAACGGTGGTGGAATCCTCCAGGGTGCCGACCGTCGGTGTCGGCGAGGCGACCACGGCAGCCTTCCGGGTGCTCCTGAAATATTTCGGCATCGACGAGTTCGAGTTTCTGCGAGAGACCGAGGCCAGCCTGAAGCTCGGTATCCGCCATGAGGACTGGCGGCGCAAGGGCCATATCTATTACGGACCGATCGACGATCCGCATCCGGTCGTCGCCGCCCCGCCCGGGAGCCCGAGCGACTATCTCAACGTCTATGCGGTCGCGGCGGGCAAGCCGGTACAGGACATGCACCTCTTCCAGCCGCTGCTCGAAAAGCGAAAGGCGCCCTATGCGCTCAAATCCGACAGCTCGCTGGTCCCGCTCGGACCCTTTCACTATGCCTTCCATTTCGATCAGGCACTGGTCGGGAGGTTCTTTGCCCGCAAGGCAAGGGACGTGGAAACCGTCGATGCTCTGATTTCCGGCGCCGAACGGGACGGCGAGAGCGGCCTGATCAATGCGCTGGTGCTCGACGACGGCAGGCGGCTCGAAGGCGATTTCTTCATCGATGCCACCGGGTTCCGCAAGCAGTTGATCGTCCGCGAACTCGGGGCGGCGTGGAAGTCCTATGCCGAGGAGCTGCCGGTCAACCGCGCGCTGCCCTTCTGGCTCGATCATGAGGCGGGAGCCGATATTCCGAATTATACCCGCGCCTGGGCGCAAAGTGCCGGGTGGATGTGGCAAATCCCGACCCAGACCCGCCTCGGCTGCGGTTATGTCTACTCGGACGCGTTCCTGTCTCCCGATGAGGCTCATGCGGAGGTCGAACGGGCGTTGGGGCGCGGCATCGAGCCGCGCGGCGACATCCGTTTCTCGATCGGGCGGCTGGAGACGCCGTGGATCGGCAACTGCCTTGCGGTGGGCCTGAGTTCCAGCTTCCTGGAGCCGCTCGAATCCACCTCCATCCATGGCACCATCGTGCAACTGCTGCTGTTCGCCGGCCGCTTTCTGAAGGCGCCGGCCGCGATGACCGGGACCGAGCGCGACGACTATAACCGCCGCGTCGGCCGTCAGGTCGACGATTTCCGCACCTTCGTCAACATGCACTACATGACCGAGCGGGAAGATACGCCATTCTGGCGCGACGTCCGCGCCAACCGGCTGCATGCGGAAACCGGAGAGCGGCTGGCGCAGTGGCGCCGGGAAATGCCGCGCCGGGAGCATTTCCCGGACCGCCTCGACGGCCTGCCGCATATCGAGACGCAGCTCTATTACCCGGTTCTCGACGGGCTGGGCCTGCTCGACCGCGCCGTGGCGCGCAAGGAAATGGCCCAGTCGCCCGCCCTCAGGTCGTTTGCGCGCAAGACCTACGACGCGCTTGCAAGGGAATACCGGCAGGCGTCGCAGAAGGCGCTGAGCCACGGCGAGTTCCTGCGACACGTGCGCAAAATGGACTGA
- a CDS encoding GFA family protein, with protein MADSRSGVRMLAGRCQCGAVHYTVADAFGYAAICHCADCRKMTGSAFKPFAGIEREKMEVIRGGDNLMIFGEANNHDARCRTCGSLLYSLVRDGAFVHVTLGTLIDQPAMRPQEHIFVGSKAPWYTINDDLPQYERHSFEGPPLNR; from the coding sequence ATGGCTGATTCCCGATCAGGCGTCCGCATGCTGGCCGGACGCTGCCAGTGCGGCGCCGTTCACTACACGGTGGCCGATGCGTTCGGCTACGCGGCCATTTGCCATTGCGCCGATTGCCGGAAGATGACCGGTTCCGCCTTCAAACCGTTTGCGGGTATCGAGCGAGAGAAAATGGAAGTCATCAGGGGTGGCGACAACCTCATGATCTTCGGCGAGGCGAACAACCACGATGCGCGCTGCAGGACCTGCGGTTCGCTCCTCTATTCGCTCGTGCGCGACGGTGCCTTCGTGCATGTCACCCTGGGAACGCTCATCGATCAGCCGGCGATGCGGCCCCAAGAACACATCTTTGTCGGCTCGAAGGCGCCATGGTACACGATCAACGACGATCTGCCGCAATATGAGCGCCACAGCTTTGAGGGTCCACCGCTCAACCGGTGA
- a CDS encoding IS110 family transposase produces the protein MDETISFSGIDVSKATLDVHVRPGGSRAQFANDRAGWAALGAWLSPFQVERVVVEATGGYERGAVQALLRQGHCVCVVNPRRVRDFARACGYLAKTDRLDAAVLAHFAQVFDPPSASLPSEAQAKLAQYAALRDTLVAQMTRLSNQFAHMDDPDVEQLVRELQETTKAKLADLDLLIQSCIQDNADLRQRYDQLTSVPGIGPVAAVFLIACLPELGQISRHAIAALVGVAPFARDSGNLRGQRRIVGGRAPVRRALFMASMSAVRFNPVLKRFYMRLIDNGCSKKKALIACIRKLVTILNAMVRDNKPWQPALQE, from the coding sequence ATGGACGAGACGATCTCCTTTTCAGGAATAGATGTTTCCAAGGCCACATTGGATGTGCATGTACGGCCGGGCGGTAGCAGGGCACAGTTCGCCAACGACCGGGCAGGTTGGGCGGCGCTCGGTGCCTGGCTTTCGCCGTTTCAAGTCGAACGGGTCGTAGTGGAAGCCACTGGCGGCTATGAGCGCGGAGCCGTCCAGGCTCTGTTGCGCCAGGGGCACTGCGTTTGTGTGGTCAACCCGCGGCGGGTTCGGGATTTTGCCCGGGCCTGCGGGTATCTGGCCAAGACCGACCGGCTGGATGCAGCCGTGCTTGCCCATTTTGCACAAGTGTTCGATCCGCCGAGCGCATCCCTGCCGAGCGAGGCCCAGGCCAAATTGGCGCAATATGCCGCTCTCAGGGACACTTTGGTCGCCCAGATGACGCGTCTGTCAAATCAGTTCGCTCACATGGACGACCCGGATGTGGAGCAGCTGGTCCGGGAACTTCAGGAGACGACCAAGGCCAAGCTTGCGGATCTGGACCTCCTGATCCAGAGCTGCATCCAGGACAACGCCGATTTGCGTCAACGCTATGACCAACTAACGAGCGTGCCCGGCATCGGGCCAGTCGCCGCCGTCTTCCTTATCGCCTGCTTGCCCGAACTGGGCCAGATCTCCCGCCACGCCATTGCCGCCCTCGTCGGGGTGGCTCCTTTCGCCAGGGACAGCGGGAACTTGCGCGGCCAGCGAAGGATCGTCGGCGGCAGGGCGCCCGTAAGACGGGCCCTCTTCATGGCCAGCATGTCGGCCGTACGGTTCAACCCGGTGCTCAAACGTTTCTACATGCGCCTCATCGACAACGGATGCAGCAAGAAAAAGGCCCTCATTGCCTGCATCCGCAAACTCGTGACAATCCTCAACGCCATGGTCCGCGACAACAAACCATGGCAGCCTGCACTGCAAGAATAA
- a CDS encoding AraC family transcriptional regulator, with translation MLSRLIEHRHGMRRIEPPKGGLGLFCMASGAGYELRVNEVYSWDGLQRGDIPFVLIQHTIAGEGRLDYEGTRHVLLPGRTMLLTFPHANRYYLERGRSWEYFWIILSGREALRLAGAILAVEGPVVTPAVAAVDRLAGACLALLSGTADTPGAVSASAYSAMATLYDEAIGAVTGYADLPAAVLRAQRFVAENLGRKIDVAMLAQAAGLSRAHFVRMFTGAVGVPPSDYVFEKRMERATRMLLATDATVGAVARACGFADANYFSKAFRRAQGCSPGDFRGAGRTGLLKALPEG, from the coding sequence GTGCTGTCACGTCTGATCGAACACCGTCACGGCATGCGCCGGATCGAGCCGCCAAAGGGTGGGCTCGGCCTGTTTTGCATGGCAAGCGGCGCGGGTTACGAATTGCGTGTCAACGAGGTTTATTCATGGGACGGGCTGCAGCGCGGCGATATTCCCTTTGTGCTCATCCAGCATACGATCGCAGGCGAAGGCAGGCTCGATTACGAGGGCACGCGCCACGTCCTGTTGCCGGGCAGGACCATGCTGCTGACGTTTCCGCACGCCAACCGCTACTATCTGGAACGGGGCAGGAGCTGGGAGTATTTCTGGATCATTCTGTCCGGTCGCGAAGCCCTCAGGCTGGCCGGCGCCATTCTGGCTGTTGAAGGCCCCGTGGTGACACCGGCGGTCGCGGCGGTGGACCGGCTGGCCGGGGCTTGCCTCGCCCTGCTGTCAGGCACCGCCGACACGCCGGGCGCGGTTTCGGCATCCGCCTATTCGGCCATGGCCACGCTCTATGACGAGGCCATCGGTGCGGTGACGGGGTATGCCGACTTGCCGGCGGCTGTCCTGCGCGCGCAGCGCTTCGTGGCGGAAAACTTGGGTCGGAAGATCGACGTGGCCATGCTGGCGCAGGCGGCAGGCCTCAGCCGCGCGCATTTCGTGCGCATGTTTACCGGCGCGGTGGGGGTGCCGCCGTCGGACTATGTCTTCGAAAAGCGCATGGAAAGGGCAACGCGCATGCTGCTGGCCACCGATGCCACTGTCGGCGCCGTCGCCAGGGCCTGCGGATTTGCCGATGCCAATTATTTTTCAAAGGCTTTCCGGCGGGCTCAAGGCTGCTCGCCCGGAGACTTCCGCGGCGCGGGCCGTACCGGGCTGCTCAAGGCCCTGCCGGAGGGCTGA
- a CDS encoding efflux RND transporter periplasmic adaptor subunit → MLAAVTAWMASGLFFGEEPEDEPAQSARSRPTLVGVRTSSAETIPQYVYSQGVALPFRTNDVVADISSRVESIEIQQGDEVEAGETIAHLRPEARTSRLESARRRVEQLETDVEAIRRLVTQGFATESRLRDLESQLSDARATLADVSEQIQDTAVKSPIFGIVSDLYVNENQSLPAGTALARIVNNAPLRIMLNVSQREVGAIERGDPAVIRFAVDDLASGRVCFVAPAADPETRTFRVEIRVPNADRSIPANISAEARLRTGDEKAHFVSPAVLTLDDAGRLGLKSVTQDRTVEFIPVRIIRGGRDGFWVTGPPDEFQLISRGQGFVRAGEPVRVERKDEESGAGKDGTFSAPLPTAGVQDEKFDKAEEIAEPPSVSDLCRGVAANAPPPGSGQMTTQGAIGATGSVSGSSAAGSLSSTGGTAASGLAEPAEGSEPQGEAGGAP, encoded by the coding sequence TTGCTTGCGGCGGTCACGGCGTGGATGGCGAGCGGCCTGTTTTTCGGTGAAGAACCGGAGGACGAGCCGGCGCAATCGGCGCGCTCGCGCCCGACGCTCGTCGGGGTCAGGACATCAAGCGCCGAAACCATTCCCCAGTATGTCTATTCCCAGGGCGTCGCCCTACCGTTTCGAACCAACGACGTGGTGGCCGACATCAGCAGCCGCGTTGAATCCATCGAGATCCAGCAGGGAGACGAGGTCGAAGCCGGTGAAACGATTGCGCATTTGCGGCCCGAAGCGCGCACCAGCCGGCTGGAAAGCGCCCGCAGACGGGTAGAACAGCTTGAAACCGATGTCGAAGCGATACGCCGGCTTGTCACCCAGGGATTTGCAACGGAGAGCCGGCTACGCGACCTGGAGTCGCAGCTCAGCGACGCGCGCGCCACGCTTGCCGATGTCAGCGAGCAAATCCAGGACACGGCCGTCAAGTCGCCTATCTTCGGCATCGTCAGCGATCTCTATGTGAACGAAAACCAGTCGCTGCCGGCCGGAACGGCACTCGCCCGCATCGTCAACAATGCGCCCTTGCGGATCATGCTGAACGTTTCCCAGCGCGAAGTGGGCGCGATCGAGCGCGGGGACCCGGCGGTGATCAGGTTTGCGGTTGATGATCTCGCATCCGGCCGGGTCTGTTTCGTCGCGCCCGCCGCCGATCCCGAAACGCGGACATTCCGCGTTGAGATCCGGGTTCCGAATGCCGACCGGAGCATCCCCGCCAATATCAGCGCCGAGGCGAGGCTCCGGACCGGCGACGAAAAGGCGCATTTCGTTTCCCCCGCGGTGCTCACGCTGGACGATGCCGGCCGGCTGGGCCTGAAATCCGTGACGCAGGACCGGACCGTCGAGTTTATCCCGGTCAGGATCATCCGCGGCGGCAGGGACGGCTTTTGGGTCACCGGGCCGCCAGACGAGTTTCAGCTGATCTCACGGGGCCAGGGGTTCGTGCGCGCGGGCGAACCCGTGCGTGTCGAGCGTAAGGACGAGGAAAGCGGTGCCGGGAAAGACGGCACCTTCAGCGCCCCGCTGCCGACGGCGGGCGTGCAGGACGAAAAATTCGATAAAGCGGAAGAGATAGCCGAGCCCCCGTCCGTATCGGACCTGTGCCGCGGTGTCGCGGCCAATGCGCCGCCGCCCGGTTCAGGGCAGATGACAACGCAGGGCGCAATTGGAGCGACCGGCTCGGTCTCCGGCAGTTCGGCGGCAGGATCCCTTTCCAGCACCGGCGGAACGGCAGCGTCCGGTCTCGCTGAACCGGCGGAGGGAAGCGAGCCGCAGGGTGAAGCGGGCGGTGCGCCATGA